In a genomic window of Poecilia reticulata strain Guanapo linkage group LG22, Guppy_female_1.0+MT, whole genome shotgun sequence:
- the ttbk2a gene encoding tau-tubulin kinase 2 isoform X2, with protein MEVAVLKKLQGKDHVCRFVGCGRNDRFNYVVMELQGRNLADLRRSMPRGTFSISTTLRLGRQILEAIESIHSVGFLHRDIKPSNFAMGRFPSTCRTCYMLDFGLARQFTNSCQEVRPPRPVAGFRGTVRYASVNAHKNKEMGRHDDLWSLFYMLVEFLVGQLPWRKIKDKEHVGKLKETYDHRLMLKHLPAEFGVFLEHISSLDYYTKPDYQLLMSVFDNSMKTYNVVENDPYDWERTSTDGTLTISASATTPQHHTRLTPAQMGIVNASLIPGDLLRENTDEVLQDEQLSDVENNPGPDRVPGSPHHQHRNQEADVWEELDRNRNRIRTGHWKAAAEEEQGNNQARQGHQSPYAGPSLGSPVKPHSEAVASDREGPPLRKLRNIHSLELERRLGLESKSSPERLLDNCLGKQQFGAQHQGMEAAVVPATQGQAGSAGERPDRVWHYDEEFLSGAGSPKPASPASFEQGEGAASSGGFVALNLSSGRQDIDSREWVMVERPSGSPGAKATASPSEEDEEPEVLQPEEASPGWEKRSPTPNSGRAKQESAASSKGSVKVDKLELSVGPAGALPPITPTSPAEALAEGILTQFPTSPPSLPEEVLARTSSPIPLRSPSPHTLLTTLSDPLHLRQSAGLRRSQSADQQPQQQRPSSSTSSLPLPTNPSPGSRSPSRRKLPAIPAGAANAKFPSVIRITRAQLQQLTAQRPSGLSSQSGSDSAPQCLLLERRGDAEGETQQINSQQEHAPTHPGTPTDPLAETLANGDAHAKAQSPVPSRASSPRSPRSPHSPHQFSPRSPLFANGCVSLPCNAQAAGELSKHKDPKNDASPAPCAMEAQTREEDRGNVTLTPSCSSSAAPRKDPSRRQSRIPVLEPSSLLELPPPGSAKEKLLQKKACHHGPVPSPTASPSLSDRRGAVASLVRDPLSSASDRSQDEDSLVGSRSDRQGDEGLSLSSSSSPLSRKSRIPRPVHSAASAEQLTAQFLPRPPPGKPPCRTQVEGRLRRYRIRAVSTSDSNLLSCIAQLMHGTRGSPLHHRSPVQHGASRMGVCSLTSSPHHHHHHHHHHRSSSASPRSSSSLQRSVSSSPSRHEHRGGGGGGGGGCLGRSHSPPSFSGSPPPRRFYLHHQETCCSRQARTSPLHLSRGKGCSREGKCSSKLSR; from the exons ATGGAGGTCGCCGTCCTGAAGAAGCTTCAGG GTAAAGATCACGTCTGTCGCTTTGTAGGATGTGGCCGCAACGACCGCTTCAACTATGTGGTGATGGAGCTTCAG GGTCGAAACCTGGCAGATTTGAGGAGGAGCATGCCTCGGGGAACGTTCAGCATCAGCACCACCCTACGCCTGGGGCGCCAGATCCTGGAGGCCATAGAGAGCATTCACTCTGTCGGATTTTTGCATCGAGACATCAAACCG TCCAACTTCGCCATGGGCCGTTTCCCCAGTACCTGTCGGACTTGCTACATGCTGGACTTTGGCTTGGCTCGTCAGTTCACCAATTCCTGTCAGGAGGTCCGCCCT CCTCGTCCAGTCGCAGGGTTCAGGGGAACAGTTCGCTACGCCTCTGTGAATGCGCACAAGAACAAG GAGATGGGTCGTCATGACGACCTGTGGTCTCTCTTCTACATGCTGGTGGAGTTTTTGGTCGGGCAGTTGCCGTGGAGGAAGATTAAAGACAAA GAACACGTGGGGAAACTGAAAGAGACTTACGACCATCGCCTGATGCTCAAACACCTGCCGGCAGAGTTTGGCGTATTCTTGGAACACATTTCTAGCCTTGACTATTACACCAAGCCCGACTACCAG CTGTTGATGTCGGTGTTCGACAACAGCATGAAAACCTACAACGTTGTGGAAAACGACCCTTACGACTGGGAGCGAACCAGCACAGATGGCACTCTGACGATCAGCGCCAGCGCCACAACCCCGCAGCATCACACCCGACTCACTCCCGCGCAGATGGG CATTGTGAACGCCTCTCTGATCCCCGGCGACCTGCTGAGGGAGAACACAGACGAGGTTCTGCAGGACGAGCAGCTGAGCGACGTGGAGAACAACCCCGGCCCCGACCGTGTGCCGGGCTCCCCCCACCACCAGCATCGCAACCAGGAGGCCGACGTCTGGGAAGAGCTGGACCGAAACCGGAACCGGATCAGGACGGGACACTGGAAG GCTGCGGCAGAGGAGGAACAAGGCAACAACCAGGCCAGACAAGGACACCAGAGCCCCTACGCAGGGCCAAGTCTGGGCTCTCCCGTCAAACCGCACTCGGAGGCGGTGGCTTCTGATCGGGAGGGCCCTCCCCTGAGGAAGCTCCGCAACATCCACAGCTTGGAGCTGGAGAGGAGGCTGGGACTGGAGTCAAAGTCCAGCCCAGAGCGTCTCCTGGATAACTG TTTAGGGAAACAACAGTTTGGCGCCCAGCACCAGGGCATGGAGGCTGCTGTCGTTCCAGCAACTCAGGGTCAAGCTGGGTCCGCCGGGGAGCGCCCCGATCGCGTCTGGCATTACGACGAGGAGTTCCTGTCCGGAGCCGGTTCTCCTAAACCGGCTTCACCGGCGTCTTTTGAGCAGGGAGAGGGGGCGGCCAGTAGTGGTGGCTTTGTGGCGCTTAATCTGAGCTCTGGGAGGCAGGACATTGACTCGAGGGAGTGGGTAATGGTGGAGCGACCCAGTGGCTCCCCCGGAGCCAAAGCCACGGCAAGCCCAtcggaggaggatgaggagccGGAGGTGCTCCAACCGGAGGAAGCATCTCCCGGATGGGAAAAGAGAAGCCCGACCCCTAACTCTGGCAGAGCCAAGCAAGAAAGCGCGGCTTCCTCCAAAGGAAGCGTAAAAGTGGACAAGTTGGAGCTCAGTGTGGGCCCCGCGGGGGCTCTGCCTCCTATTACCCCAACCAGTCCAGCTGAAGCTCTGGCTGAGGGAATCCTGACTCAG TTCCCCACCTCACCTCCGTCTCTACCCGAGGAGGTCTTGGCGCGGACGTCCAGCCCCATCCCGCTGCGCTCTCCCAGCCCTCACACCCTCCTCACCACGCTGTCGGACCCGCTGCACCTGCGCCAGTCAGCGGGCTTGAGGCGCAGCCAGTCCGCCGAccagcagccgcagcagcaacgcccttcctcctccacctcctccctccctctgccAACAAACCCTTCCCCGGGCTCTCGCTCGCCCAGTCGCAGGAAGCTGCCGGCCATCCCTGCCGGTGCCGCCAACGCCAAGTTTCCCTCAGTCATACGTATCACCCGCGCCCAGCTTCAGCAG CTGACAGCTCAGCGTCCTTCAGGTCTATCCTCGCAGTCGGGATCAGACAGCGCTCCACAGTGCCTCCTGCTGGAGAGGCGTGGTGATGCTGAAGGTGAGACTCAGCAGATCAACTCCCAGCAGGAACATGCGCCCACCCATCCGGGGACGCCGACGGACCCGCTGGCTGAAACGTTGGCGAATGGGGACGCTCACGCCAAAGCTCAAAGCCCCGTGCCAAGCCGCGCGTCTTCTCCTCGCTCCCCCCGCTCCCCCCACTCGCCTCATCAGTTCTCTCCTCGCAGCCCCCTTTTTGCCAACGGCTGCGTCTCTCTGCCTTGTAATGCCCAAGCCGCTGGAGAGCTCTCGAAACACAAAGACCCCAAAAATGACGCCTCCCCGGCCCCATGTGCGATGGAGGCACAGACTAGGGAGGAAGACAGGGGCAATGTGACTCTTACCCCCTCCTGCTCCTCGTCCGCTGCCCCCCGCAAGGACCCCAGCCGCAGGCAAAGTCGCATCCCCGTGCTTGAGCCCTCCAGCCTGCTCGAGCTCCCCCCTCCGGGGTCAGCCAAGGAGAAACTTTTGCAGAAAAAAGCCTGCCACCATGGCCCCGTCCCCTCTCCTACCGCCTCCCCGTCCCTCTCTGATCGCCGCGGCGCCGTAGCCTCCCTCGTCAGGGACCCGCTGTCGTCCGCCTCCGACCGCTCTCAGGACGAGGACTCCCTCGTCGGCTCCCGCTCCGACCGCCAAGGGGACGAGGGTCTGtctttgtcctcctcctccagccccCTCTCTCGGAAGAGCAGGATCCCTCGTCCCGTTCACTCGGCCGCCTCCGCAGAGCAGCTGACCGCCCAGTTCCTGCCGCGCCCGCCCCCGGGGAAGCCACCTTGTCGCACCCAAGTGGAGGGCAG ACTCAGGCGCTACCGCATCCGGGCTGTTAGCACCAGCGACTCGAACCTCCTGTCATGCATCGCTCAGCTGATGCATGGCACCCGCGGCTCCCCCCTTCACCACCGCTCCCCGGTGCAGCACGGGGCCTCCAGGATGGGCGTCTGCAGCCTGACCAGCTCCCCgcatcaccaccaccatcaccaccatcaccaccgCAGCTCCAGCGCCTCGCCGCGCAGCTCCTCCTCGCTGCAGCGTTCCGTCAGCTCCTCGCCGTCCCGCCACGAGCACCGCGGCGGAGGCGGCGGAGGCGGCGGGGGCTGCCTGGGCCGGAGCCACTCGCCCCCCAGCTTCTCGGGGTCGCCGCCTCCGCGCCGCTTCTACCTCCACCACCAGGAGACGTGTTGCAGTCGGCAGGCGCGCACGAGCCCGCTCCACCTGTCCCGGGGAAAGGGCTGCAGCCGAGAGGGCAAGTGCTCCAGCAAGCTGAGCAGATAA
- the ttbk2a gene encoding tau-tubulin kinase 2 isoform X3 — protein MSGGAEQADILSGLSLVKERWKVVKKIGGGGFGEIYEAQDLLTRGSVALKVESAQQPKQVLKMEVAVLKKLQGKDHVCRFVGCGRNDRFNYVVMELQGRNLADLRRSMPRGTFSISTTLRLGRQILEAIESIHSVGFLHRDIKPSNFAMGRFPSTCRTCYMLDFGLARQFTNSCQEVRPPRPVAGFRGTVRYASVNAHKNKEMGRHDDLWSLFYMLVEFLVGQLPWRKIKDKEHVGKLKETYDHRLMLKHLPAEFGVFLEHISSLDYYTKPDYQLLMSVFDNSMKTYNVVENDPYDWERTSTDGTLTISASATTPQHHTRLTPAQMGIVNASLIPGDLLRENTDEVLQDEQLSDVENNPGPDRVPGSPHHQHRNQEADVWEELDRNRNRIRTGHWKAAAEEEQGNNQARQGHQSPYAGPSLGSPVKPHSEAVASDREGPPLRKLRNIHSLELERRLGLESKSSPERLLDNCLGKQQFGAQHQGMEAAVVPATQGQAGSAGERPDRVWHYDEEFLSGAGSPKPASPASFEQGEGAASSGGFVALNLSSGRQDIDSREWVMVERPSGSPGAKATASPSEEDEEPEVLQPEEASPGWEKRSPTPNSGRAKQESAASSKGSVKVDKLELSVGPAGALPPITPTSPAEALAEGILTQLTAQRPSGLSSQSGSDSAPQCLLLERRGDAEGETQQINSQQEHAPTHPGTPTDPLAETLANGDAHAKAQSPVPSRASSPRSPRSPHSPHQFSPRSPLFANGCVSLPCNAQAAGELSKHKDPKNDASPAPCAMEAQTREEDRGNVTLTPSCSSSAAPRKDPSRRQSRIPVLEPSSLLELPPPGSAKEKLLQKKACHHGPVPSPTASPSLSDRRGAVASLVRDPLSSASDRSQDEDSLVGSRSDRQGDEGLSLSSSSSPLSRKSRIPRPVHSAASAEQLTAQFLPRPPPGKPPCRTQVEGRLRRYRIRAVSTSDSNLLSCIAQLMHGTRGSPLHHRSPVQHGASRMGVCSLTSSPHHHHHHHHHHRSSSASPRSSSSLQRSVSSSPSRHEHRGGGGGGGGGCLGRSHSPPSFSGSPPPRRFYLHHQETCCSRQARTSPLHLSRGKGCSREGKCSSKLSR, from the exons ATGAGCGGGGGAGCGGAGCAAGCTGACATCCTGAGCGGCCTCTCCCTGGTCAAGGAGCGATGGAAAGTG GTAAAGAAGATAGGAGGTGGCGGTTTCGGRGAGATCTACGAGGCKCAGGACCTGCTGACGCGGGGCAGCGTGGCGCTGAAGGTGGAATCGGCCCAGCAGCCCAAACAGGTGCTAAAGATGGAGGTCGCCGTCCTGAAGAAGCTTCAGG GTAAAGATCACGTCTGTCGCTTTGTAGGATGTGGCCGCAACGACCGCTTCAACTATGTGGTGATGGAGCTTCAG GGTCGAAACCTGGCAGATTTGAGGAGGAGCATGCCTCGGGGAACGTTCAGCATCAGCACCACCCTACGCCTGGGGCGCCAGATCCTGGAGGCCATAGAGAGCATTCACTCTGTCGGATTTTTGCATCGAGACATCAAACCG TCCAACTTCGCCATGGGCCGTTTCCCCAGTACCTGTCGGACTTGCTACATGCTGGACTTTGGCTTGGCTCGTCAGTTCACCAATTCCTGTCAGGAGGTCCGCCCT CCTCGTCCAGTCGCAGGGTTCAGGGGAACAGTTCGCTACGCCTCTGTGAATGCGCACAAGAACAAG GAGATGGGTCGTCATGACGACCTGTGGTCTCTCTTCTACATGCTGGTGGAGTTTTTGGTCGGGCAGTTGCCGTGGAGGAAGATTAAAGACAAA GAACACGTGGGGAAACTGAAAGAGACTTACGACCATCGCCTGATGCTCAAACACCTGCCGGCAGAGTTTGGCGTATTCTTGGAACACATTTCTAGCCTTGACTATTACACCAAGCCCGACTACCAG CTGTTGATGTCGGTGTTCGACAACAGCATGAAAACCTACAACGTTGTGGAAAACGACCCTTACGACTGGGAGCGAACCAGCACAGATGGCACTCTGACGATCAGCGCCAGCGCCACAACCCCGCAGCATCACACCCGACTCACTCCCGCGCAGATGGG CATTGTGAACGCCTCTCTGATCCCCGGCGACCTGCTGAGGGAGAACACAGACGAGGTTCTGCAGGACGAGCAGCTGAGCGACGTGGAGAACAACCCCGGCCCCGACCGTGTGCCGGGCTCCCCCCACCACCAGCATCGCAACCAGGAGGCCGACGTCTGGGAAGAGCTGGACCGAAACCGGAACCGGATCAGGACGGGACACTGGAAG GCTGCGGCAGAGGAGGAACAAGGCAACAACCAGGCCAGACAAGGACACCAGAGCCCCTACGCAGGGCCAAGTCTGGGCTCTCCCGTCAAACCGCACTCGGAGGCGGTGGCTTCTGATCGGGAGGGCCCTCCCCTGAGGAAGCTCCGCAACATCCACAGCTTGGAGCTGGAGAGGAGGCTGGGACTGGAGTCAAAGTCCAGCCCAGAGCGTCTCCTGGATAACTG TTTAGGGAAACAACAGTTTGGCGCCCAGCACCAGGGCATGGAGGCTGCTGTCGTTCCAGCAACTCAGGGTCAAGCTGGGTCCGCCGGGGAGCGCCCCGATCGCGTCTGGCATTACGACGAGGAGTTCCTGTCCGGAGCCGGTTCTCCTAAACCGGCTTCACCGGCGTCTTTTGAGCAGGGAGAGGGGGCGGCCAGTAGTGGTGGCTTTGTGGCGCTTAATCTGAGCTCTGGGAGGCAGGACATTGACTCGAGGGAGTGGGTAATGGTGGAGCGACCCAGTGGCTCCCCCGGAGCCAAAGCCACGGCAAGCCCAtcggaggaggatgaggagccGGAGGTGCTCCAACCGGAGGAAGCATCTCCCGGATGGGAAAAGAGAAGCCCGACCCCTAACTCTGGCAGAGCCAAGCAAGAAAGCGCGGCTTCCTCCAAAGGAAGCGTAAAAGTGGACAAGTTGGAGCTCAGTGTGGGCCCCGCGGGGGCTCTGCCTCCTATTACCCCAACCAGTCCAGCTGAAGCTCTGGCTGAGGGAATCCTGACTCAG CTGACAGCTCAGCGTCCTTCAGGTCTATCCTCGCAGTCGGGATCAGACAGCGCTCCACAGTGCCTCCTGCTGGAGAGGCGTGGTGATGCTGAAGGTGAGACTCAGCAGATCAACTCCCAGCAGGAACATGCGCCCACCCATCCGGGGACGCCGACGGACCCGCTGGCTGAAACGTTGGCGAATGGGGACGCTCACGCCAAAGCTCAAAGCCCCGTGCCAAGCCGCGCGTCTTCTCCTCGCTCCCCCCGCTCCCCCCACTCGCCTCATCAGTTCTCTCCTCGCAGCCCCCTTTTTGCCAACGGCTGCGTCTCTCTGCCTTGTAATGCCCAAGCCGCTGGAGAGCTCTCGAAACACAAAGACCCCAAAAATGACGCCTCCCCGGCCCCATGTGCGATGGAGGCACAGACTAGGGAGGAAGACAGGGGCAATGTGACTCTTACCCCCTCCTGCTCCTCGTCCGCTGCCCCCCGCAAGGACCCCAGCCGCAGGCAAAGTCGCATCCCCGTGCTTGAGCCCTCCAGCCTGCTCGAGCTCCCCCCTCCGGGGTCAGCCAAGGAGAAACTTTTGCAGAAAAAAGCCTGCCACCATGGCCCCGTCCCCTCTCCTACCGCCTCCCCGTCCCTCTCTGATCGCCGCGGCGCCGTAGCCTCCCTCGTCAGGGACCCGCTGTCGTCCGCCTCCGACCGCTCTCAGGACGAGGACTCCCTCGTCGGCTCCCGCTCCGACCGCCAAGGGGACGAGGGTCTGtctttgtcctcctcctccagccccCTCTCTCGGAAGAGCAGGATCCCTCGTCCCGTTCACTCGGCCGCCTCCGCAGAGCAGCTGACCGCCCAGTTCCTGCCGCGCCCGCCCCCGGGGAAGCCACCTTGTCGCACCCAAGTGGAGGGCAG ACTCAGGCGCTACCGCATCCGGGCTGTTAGCACCAGCGACTCGAACCTCCTGTCATGCATCGCTCAGCTGATGCATGGCACCCGCGGCTCCCCCCTTCACCACCGCTCCCCGGTGCAGCACGGGGCCTCCAGGATGGGCGTCTGCAGCCTGACCAGCTCCCCgcatcaccaccaccatcaccaccatcaccaccgCAGCTCCAGCGCCTCGCCGCGCAGCTCCTCCTCGCTGCAGCGTTCCGTCAGCTCCTCGCCGTCCCGCCACGAGCACCGCGGCGGAGGCGGCGGAGGCGGCGGGGGCTGCCTGGGCCGGAGCCACTCGCCCCCCAGCTTCTCGGGGTCGCCGCCTCCGCGCCGCTTCTACCTCCACCACCAGGAGACGTGTTGCAGTCGGCAGGCGCGCACGAGCCCGCTCCACCTGTCCCGGGGAAAGGGCTGCAGCCGAGAGGGCAAGTGCTCCAGCAAGCTGAGCAGATAA
- the ttbk2a gene encoding tau-tubulin kinase 2 isoform X1, translated as MSGGAEQADILSGLSLVKERWKVVKKIGGGGFGEIYEAQDLLTRGSVALKVESAQQPKQVLKMEVAVLKKLQGKDHVCRFVGCGRNDRFNYVVMELQGRNLADLRRSMPRGTFSISTTLRLGRQILEAIESIHSVGFLHRDIKPSNFAMGRFPSTCRTCYMLDFGLARQFTNSCQEVRPPRPVAGFRGTVRYASVNAHKNKEMGRHDDLWSLFYMLVEFLVGQLPWRKIKDKEHVGKLKETYDHRLMLKHLPAEFGVFLEHISSLDYYTKPDYQLLMSVFDNSMKTYNVVENDPYDWERTSTDGTLTISASATTPQHHTRLTPAQMGIVNASLIPGDLLRENTDEVLQDEQLSDVENNPGPDRVPGSPHHQHRNQEADVWEELDRNRNRIRTGHWKAAAEEEQGNNQARQGHQSPYAGPSLGSPVKPHSEAVASDREGPPLRKLRNIHSLELERRLGLESKSSPERLLDNCLGKQQFGAQHQGMEAAVVPATQGQAGSAGERPDRVWHYDEEFLSGAGSPKPASPASFEQGEGAASSGGFVALNLSSGRQDIDSREWVMVERPSGSPGAKATASPSEEDEEPEVLQPEEASPGWEKRSPTPNSGRAKQESAASSKGSVKVDKLELSVGPAGALPPITPTSPAEALAEGILTQFPTSPPSLPEEVLARTSSPIPLRSPSPHTLLTTLSDPLHLRQSAGLRRSQSADQQPQQQRPSSSTSSLPLPTNPSPGSRSPSRRKLPAIPAGAANAKFPSVIRITRAQLQQLTAQRPSGLSSQSGSDSAPQCLLLERRGDAEGETQQINSQQEHAPTHPGTPTDPLAETLANGDAHAKAQSPVPSRASSPRSPRSPHSPHQFSPRSPLFANGCVSLPCNAQAAGELSKHKDPKNDASPAPCAMEAQTREEDRGNVTLTPSCSSSAAPRKDPSRRQSRIPVLEPSSLLELPPPGSAKEKLLQKKACHHGPVPSPTASPSLSDRRGAVASLVRDPLSSASDRSQDEDSLVGSRSDRQGDEGLSLSSSSSPLSRKSRIPRPVHSAASAEQLTAQFLPRPPPGKPPCRTQVEGRLRRYRIRAVSTSDSNLLSCIAQLMHGTRGSPLHHRSPVQHGASRMGVCSLTSSPHHHHHHHHHHRSSSASPRSSSSLQRSVSSSPSRHEHRGGGGGGGGGCLGRSHSPPSFSGSPPPRRFYLHHQETCCSRQARTSPLHLSRGKGCSREGKCSSKLSR; from the exons ATGAGCGGGGGAGCGGAGCAAGCTGACATCCTGAGCGGCCTCTCCCTGGTCAAGGAGCGATGGAAAGTG GTAAAGAAGATAGGAGGTGGCGGTTTCGGRGAGATCTACGAGGCKCAGGACCTGCTGACGCGGGGCAGCGTGGCGCTGAAGGTGGAATCGGCCCAGCAGCCCAAACAGGTGCTAAAGATGGAGGTCGCCGTCCTGAAGAAGCTTCAGG GTAAAGATCACGTCTGTCGCTTTGTAGGATGTGGCCGCAACGACCGCTTCAACTATGTGGTGATGGAGCTTCAG GGTCGAAACCTGGCAGATTTGAGGAGGAGCATGCCTCGGGGAACGTTCAGCATCAGCACCACCCTACGCCTGGGGCGCCAGATCCTGGAGGCCATAGAGAGCATTCACTCTGTCGGATTTTTGCATCGAGACATCAAACCG TCCAACTTCGCCATGGGCCGTTTCCCCAGTACCTGTCGGACTTGCTACATGCTGGACTTTGGCTTGGCTCGTCAGTTCACCAATTCCTGTCAGGAGGTCCGCCCT CCTCGTCCAGTCGCAGGGTTCAGGGGAACAGTTCGCTACGCCTCTGTGAATGCGCACAAGAACAAG GAGATGGGTCGTCATGACGACCTGTGGTCTCTCTTCTACATGCTGGTGGAGTTTTTGGTCGGGCAGTTGCCGTGGAGGAAGATTAAAGACAAA GAACACGTGGGGAAACTGAAAGAGACTTACGACCATCGCCTGATGCTCAAACACCTGCCGGCAGAGTTTGGCGTATTCTTGGAACACATTTCTAGCCTTGACTATTACACCAAGCCCGACTACCAG CTGTTGATGTCGGTGTTCGACAACAGCATGAAAACCTACAACGTTGTGGAAAACGACCCTTACGACTGGGAGCGAACCAGCACAGATGGCACTCTGACGATCAGCGCCAGCGCCACAACCCCGCAGCATCACACCCGACTCACTCCCGCGCAGATGGG CATTGTGAACGCCTCTCTGATCCCCGGCGACCTGCTGAGGGAGAACACAGACGAGGTTCTGCAGGACGAGCAGCTGAGCGACGTGGAGAACAACCCCGGCCCCGACCGTGTGCCGGGCTCCCCCCACCACCAGCATCGCAACCAGGAGGCCGACGTCTGGGAAGAGCTGGACCGAAACCGGAACCGGATCAGGACGGGACACTGGAAG GCTGCGGCAGAGGAGGAACAAGGCAACAACCAGGCCAGACAAGGACACCAGAGCCCCTACGCAGGGCCAAGTCTGGGCTCTCCCGTCAAACCGCACTCGGAGGCGGTGGCTTCTGATCGGGAGGGCCCTCCCCTGAGGAAGCTCCGCAACATCCACAGCTTGGAGCTGGAGAGGAGGCTGGGACTGGAGTCAAAGTCCAGCCCAGAGCGTCTCCTGGATAACTG TTTAGGGAAACAACAGTTTGGCGCCCAGCACCAGGGCATGGAGGCTGCTGTCGTTCCAGCAACTCAGGGTCAAGCTGGGTCCGCCGGGGAGCGCCCCGATCGCGTCTGGCATTACGACGAGGAGTTCCTGTCCGGAGCCGGTTCTCCTAAACCGGCTTCACCGGCGTCTTTTGAGCAGGGAGAGGGGGCGGCCAGTAGTGGTGGCTTTGTGGCGCTTAATCTGAGCTCTGGGAGGCAGGACATTGACTCGAGGGAGTGGGTAATGGTGGAGCGACCCAGTGGCTCCCCCGGAGCCAAAGCCACGGCAAGCCCAtcggaggaggatgaggagccGGAGGTGCTCCAACCGGAGGAAGCATCTCCCGGATGGGAAAAGAGAAGCCCGACCCCTAACTCTGGCAGAGCCAAGCAAGAAAGCGCGGCTTCCTCCAAAGGAAGCGTAAAAGTGGACAAGTTGGAGCTCAGTGTGGGCCCCGCGGGGGCTCTGCCTCCTATTACCCCAACCAGTCCAGCTGAAGCTCTGGCTGAGGGAATCCTGACTCAG TTCCCCACCTCACCTCCGTCTCTACCCGAGGAGGTCTTGGCGCGGACGTCCAGCCCCATCCCGCTGCGCTCTCCCAGCCCTCACACCCTCCTCACCACGCTGTCGGACCCGCTGCACCTGCGCCAGTCAGCGGGCTTGAGGCGCAGCCAGTCCGCCGAccagcagccgcagcagcaacgcccttcctcctccacctcctccctccctctgccAACAAACCCTTCCCCGGGCTCTCGCTCGCCCAGTCGCAGGAAGCTGCCGGCCATCCCTGCCGGTGCCGCCAACGCCAAGTTTCCCTCAGTCATACGTATCACCCGCGCCCAGCTTCAGCAG CTGACAGCTCAGCGTCCTTCAGGTCTATCCTCGCAGTCGGGATCAGACAGCGCTCCACAGTGCCTCCTGCTGGAGAGGCGTGGTGATGCTGAAGGTGAGACTCAGCAGATCAACTCCCAGCAGGAACATGCGCCCACCCATCCGGGGACGCCGACGGACCCGCTGGCTGAAACGTTGGCGAATGGGGACGCTCACGCCAAAGCTCAAAGCCCCGTGCCAAGCCGCGCGTCTTCTCCTCGCTCCCCCCGCTCCCCCCACTCGCCTCATCAGTTCTCTCCTCGCAGCCCCCTTTTTGCCAACGGCTGCGTCTCTCTGCCTTGTAATGCCCAAGCCGCTGGAGAGCTCTCGAAACACAAAGACCCCAAAAATGACGCCTCCCCGGCCCCATGTGCGATGGAGGCACAGACTAGGGAGGAAGACAGGGGCAATGTGACTCTTACCCCCTCCTGCTCCTCGTCCGCTGCCCCCCGCAAGGACCCCAGCCGCAGGCAAAGTCGCATCCCCGTGCTTGAGCCCTCCAGCCTGCTCGAGCTCCCCCCTCCGGGGTCAGCCAAGGAGAAACTTTTGCAGAAAAAAGCCTGCCACCATGGCCCCGTCCCCTCTCCTACCGCCTCCCCGTCCCTCTCTGATCGCCGCGGCGCCGTAGCCTCCCTCGTCAGGGACCCGCTGTCGTCCGCCTCCGACCGCTCTCAGGACGAGGACTCCCTCGTCGGCTCCCGCTCCGACCGCCAAGGGGACGAGGGTCTGtctttgtcctcctcctccagccccCTCTCTCGGAAGAGCAGGATCCCTCGTCCCGTTCACTCGGCCGCCTCCGCAGAGCAGCTGACCGCCCAGTTCCTGCCGCGCCCGCCCCCGGGGAAGCCACCTTGTCGCACCCAAGTGGAGGGCAG ACTCAGGCGCTACCGCATCCGGGCTGTTAGCACCAGCGACTCGAACCTCCTGTCATGCATCGCTCAGCTGATGCATGGCACCCGCGGCTCCCCCCTTCACCACCGCTCCCCGGTGCAGCACGGGGCCTCCAGGATGGGCGTCTGCAGCCTGACCAGCTCCCCgcatcaccaccaccatcaccaccatcaccaccgCAGCTCCAGCGCCTCGCCGCGCAGCTCCTCCTCGCTGCAGCGTTCCGTCAGCTCCTCGCCGTCCCGCCACGAGCACCGCGGCGGAGGCGGCGGAGGCGGCGGGGGCTGCCTGGGCCGGAGCCACTCGCCCCCCAGCTTCTCGGGGTCGCCGCCTCCGCGCCGCTTCTACCTCCACCACCAGGAGACGTGTTGCAGTCGGCAGGCGCGCACGAGCCCGCTCCACCTGTCCCGGGGAAAGGGCTGCAGCCGAGAGGGCAAGTGCTCCAGCAAGCTGAGCAGATAA